A segment of the Herpetosiphon gulosus genome:
CGCAACGCGACCCGCCGATTGCCCGGCCACGGTTGCTCATCGCTGATGATGCCCCCCAATGGGCCATGATCACGCAGGAATTGGCGTTGTGTTGGGCTCACGATGCGCGGGCCTACAAAAAACTGCTGCCCCGCTTCCCCCAGCATCAACAGCTCGTCGATGCATTTTTAACCCAGTATTGGGCGTATTATCGCGCATTGCGTGCCTATCAGGCTGCGCCGAGCAGCGCGGAAGCGGTGCGCTTACGCGCAGAATTTCGACAGCTCTTTGCGACCGTCACCGGCTATGCAGCCTTGGATGCACGGATTGTGATGACTGCCGAAAAAGCACGGGGACTCTTAAGGGTGCTCGATCATCCTGAGATTCCACTGCACAATAATCCCGCCGATCTGGGAGTCCGCCGACGCGTGCGCAAGCGCGATATGAGCTTTGGGCCACGGAGCGACGCAGGGATGCAGGCGTGGGATACGTTTCAGACGCTGGCGGCGACCGCCGCCAAGCTGGAGCGGAATTTCTATGCCTATCGGTATGCGATGCTGTGTCATGACCCGATGCTGGTTTCCTTGGCCGACGAGATAACCACACGGGCACAGGCAAATCCGCTTGGCAGTTCGTGGCGCGAGACACCACCCCAACCGGATTGGAAGCCCAAAGTACTCTCAATGTGGCATGGATAGCCCGCTGCCCCCGATTATTGAGCAGATACGTTAATCAGCGAATTTACAAAAAAGCGTTATGTTGGAGAGCAGTAAAAACTCGGGGGCACTAGCCCGATACCGGCAGCGCTGGCGCACGCATCGGTTCAGACCGGAAACCCCCATACCACCCGCGAACGGTCGCCTCCCAATCACCATTGAGCACTTGGGTTCGGACTTGCAGCAGCAGATGCGCCCCTTTGGGTGTCCACTGCATTTGTTGTTTTTTGACCATGCGTTTGCTGACCACATACTTCACCGTTGACTCGACAAAGCTGGTACTCATCCGCTCGCACTGCCGATAACGCTCCCCATAATTAATAATTGACCCGCTGTTGTGGTCAATATAGCTGCTCAGGTCGTGGACATACCGCCCCATCGTTGCCGCTGCCGCGCTCCCCGGCTGGATGGTGATCATCCCATCCGCATCGTCATCCCAGCCATCCAACCACGCGGCAAGCGTGTCCACGGCCTCCAACGCGCTGGCCGTATCGCCATGCCAGAGGTGGTGTTTGATCCGTTCGATGCTGT
Coding sequences within it:
- a CDS encoding transposase translates to MDVPARDRTVLAALPRETMLTADVLDGFVLAHGQQFKAGTRKRLKDALAIAAYHAQRDPPIARPRLLIADDAPQWAMITQELALCWAHDARAYKKLLPRFPQHQQLVDAFLTQYWAYYRALRAYQAAPSSAEAVRLRAEFRQLFATVTGYAALDARIVMTAEKARGLLRVLDHPEIPLHNNPADLGVRRRVRKRDMSFGPRSDAGMQAWDTFQTLAATAAKLERNFYAYRYAMLCHDPMLVSLADEITTRAQANPLGSSWRETPPQPDWKPKVLSMWHG